One Engystomops pustulosus chromosome 11, aEngPut4.maternal, whole genome shotgun sequence DNA window includes the following coding sequences:
- the LOC140106233 gene encoding small serum protein 2-like, whose product MYWKSAVGSVVVFLLACSFLTSLCNGACMNRESRLSSAGEKPDGCMDGDIKRALNTTWFKAKCITCSCDPAGELSCCSRVLEPILNDRGCTAILNETSCTYIIKRKGDSSEPCESWASM is encoded by the exons ATGTACTGGAAATCTGCAGTG GGCAGCGTGGTGGTCTTTCTATTGGCTTGTAGTTTCTTGACGTCTTTATGTAATGGAGCGTGCATGAACAGGGAATCAAGACTTTCAAGTGCAGGTGAAAAACCTGATG GGTGCATGGATGGGGACATCAAAAGAGCTTTAAATACTACATGGTTTAAAGCAAAATGCATAACGTGTTCTTGTGATCCAGCTGGTGagctcagctgctgcagcag GGTGTTGGAGCCAATCTTAAATGACCGGGGCTGTACAGCCATTCTCAATGAAACATCTTGCACATACATTATCAAGAGAAAAGGTGACTCTTCTGAACCTTGTGAGAGCTGGGCCTCCATGTAA